Part of the Odocoileus virginianus isolate 20LAN1187 ecotype Illinois chromosome 27, Ovbor_1.2, whole genome shotgun sequence genome is shown below.
TTCAGATCTCATCAGCTCACAGATGGAACAACGAAGGGGACGTTGGTCGAAATAACAGCAGTTTCTGGCTTGCGGCCCCCAGCAGCAGAATTTCTGGACTCCAAGCTGTCCTTCCTGTCCAGTCCTCCTTTCCAGCAGCAGAGACTGGGTTTTCACCGCTCCTCCCCAGAGTCAACAGAGTCAGCAGAAGTCACAGCATGAAAACTGCCCATGTGTatcatcgctcagtcatgtccgcctcttagAGTCATGTCCACCTCATAgaatggagcccgccaggctcctctgtccatgggatttcccaggcaagaataccggatgggctaccatttccttctccagggaaaactGCCCTTGCTTCTGTCTCTACTGTCAGTCTGTCATTACCCGGAGCGGCCCTTCTCTCTCACTAGGGGTGTTGATTTAACCATCCCACAGCACCCAGCTACTCTGGGCAGCTCCACCCCCAGCAGCCCTGCAAGACTTTTGCATGACCCCAAACAGAGCCTGTTTACTCTCTTAGAACCTTTAAAAGAAAAGCCTGTGTTGCCTTTCTTAAACTATTTAATAGAACCTCTTTTCTCTTAGACCAAGGACTTACTTCAAGTCAGAGCCATGTCCAGAGACAAATTTTTTGATACTGTATGGCATCACTCCAAAGTTCTTATTCCATTCTGTACACTTAGATGACACCAGGATTACACTGATGTATCTCAGTATCCCTCCTCACCACTATGATGCTCTCAGCGAAGTATTCTGTGTTTTTCCTTCATGTCTACCACCCCAAGCTCTTCCTGATGTGTTTGAACAGGTTTGGGGTCACTCTGGGCACCTCTTTTGGAGATCCTCATTAGACTTGCACGGGTTGCACCCTCAGAATCCTGGGGATTACGTACTATTCATTACATCATGCTCCCCTCCACAGATGGCAAGCCTCTCTCTCCGATCCTCTGATATAACAGGGAACAGGGGCAAGGCTCAGGGAGGCCAGCCACTTTCCAGTTCTTGAAATGAGCAGGAGTTCTGCCATCTGCAAGGCATAGTTTACCTTTTAGCTTCTGACTGATATTCCAAGAGTGGATTTTAATCTATAAAACACTGCTCAGTTGAGGAGCAGACTGCTCTGAGAATCAATCACCTGGCTCCAAGTTCAGCAGTCTGGTGGTTTAAGCTAGTCAGTCAGGAATATTTATTGGGCGCAAGACTAGACTGACTGCTGCAGAGAGACGGGACAGAAATAGAAGACAGAGCGCCCTGGCCTCCCTTGCTCTTAAGAACCTTAGAAACGAAGATGGATACGTTCTTGCTGCCCTCAATTTTGGAGAATTAGTGCCAGTTCTTGAGGAGAGAGGTAATTTAGTGACATATGAAGCATGCCACCATGGATATTTAAGTTAATTTAGTTTGGGCATTCAGAGTTTTCCAACATgagtcattttttaaacattataaataaCGGTTGGTCTTTGAAGGTGAATTGATTTGCCACCATTCTTGGAAAAATGTAGAAAGCCATCCAAAATGTGATATTTTACAACCCAATTTTTTCCTGCAATACTTGTATCTTATgtagaatactttttttttttcagaagactgactcttgtttttcagtttctttacaaTATTACATAATGGAAATTTGTTGATATATGGTGACTAAAACtctattgtaattttttaaaagatagtagAAGGTAATGTACAAAATATCAATTGGTGAAGTCTCATGGAAGAATGAAAGTGGGAAGTGGGGCTTAGAAGTCACACAGACCTGGTAGAGTCCAGTCATACCCCCTGCTTAATAAGGGGACTTTGAACTATGTTTCTTCAACCCtataaacctcagtttcttataGGTGAAATAGGGATAAAAATATCTACATCTCATGAGATGCtggtgaggattaagtgaaaaaCAGTGCCTGGGTCATCATCAGTGCTCAATATCATTAGCTCTCCTCCCCTCTTTGTTAGCGTGAtggatttgcaaatgttttccttCTGTTATCCCAAATTTCTACTAAAGAAGTATCTAATAAGGTGTATTTCCTTGAATTATAATAAGTAAGTTAGATAAATATACTTTAGATGTTCAAGATTAAATGGTGTTAACgcatttgattatttttccaaCCTTGTTATTCTAACTAAAAGCAATTAGGAAtaggaggaaatgaaaaatgtgtttaaaaaataagctatatTAGCTGTTCTTTATCCCAAGTACTGACAGACTGTTGCAATGCTCTTGCCAATGTAGCATAATTTTACAAGAGGCACATTTCCAAATAATAGTAGTAATAGCTGCTTATTGCAATGCGTGACTTAGCCAGGCCCAGGGCTGAAAGCTTTCATGCatggtctcatttaatcctcacaactttatgaggtaggtactattatcatttatcattttataaatgggAAAGTTAACAAGAGTGTTTAAGTAACTTTCCTTCTATGATTCAAGTACTAGTTGGCAGTGCTGGAATCTAAGCCTGAGCCTGTCCATTCCAAACCTCTGAACTTAAACCACCAAATGGTATATCACTTTTCATCTTCAGCAAGTTACATTTTATTGGAACTTGAGCTCATGCAGTTTCATCTCCATCTGCTGCTCTTAACGTTTCTCAATATCTGCACAAGTTAAGTCCAAACAGCTACATGTTCGAGGAGAAAGAGCACTGGCCTGGGGGTCAGACCTGTGGCTTCTAGCCAGCCCTGTGCTACTCACTACCTGTCCTCACTGTCCCTCCTTGGGGCAGTGACCCTCCGTGAGGCTACATTCCCTTGCCTTTAACTGGTAATCATGGTTCTTTCTCCACCAACTTGGAGAAAGGGTGAGTTGTTACACACTGTCAATGGCCTCCAGCCAAAATCACCAGGAACACACTTCTGCGTTGAACAAGTTGAGTGTATTGCTCATCACAGTGAGAGAAAATGACACCAAAGGGCATTTCAGTATGAGAATGTGAGAAAGGATCATAGGGTGTGGGCTTTGGTTGGATGATTTGAGGGGGGTGGGGTAGGCATGGGGGACTGAGTCTGTAGGAGCCAGAGTTTACTTTGGATTATCAGGGACAATTCTATGATTAGGTATCTTAATAAATCTTATCTATCCCAAGCGCAGACTAGAGTGAGACTAAATAAAACTGtaattggtaaagaatcaacaGTCATTTATATTATGCAGAGTGGGAAGAGCATGGTATTTTCTGGTTTGTAAATGACCTTGTTTTTGCCTGTGCTTAGACAAAATTGTGAAGTGGTTTTGGTTTGCCTCACTTTGTCATGAGTACAGAATGAGCTTGTCTGATGTTGAGGTTCTGCGAGGTTGACTGTGCCAACAGAACAACATAGCACCCATGGGGGTCCCAGGCCAGCTTCTGGTGGATAGAGTGATGCCAGCTCTTAGGTATGgggctgtttttcttttgctcaaGACCAAATGAGACAACATAAGCCAAAGGGGCTTTGTcagttgcaaagcatcagacaaacagaaaactcaaaggaaaaatcaagtcagtgatgcagtACCTGGTTGGTATCAAAATCAGAAAGGTCctcctttcatcttctttttaaaaaaaaaaattatgtaggCTTCCTACTGGGAAAAATCTCTCCTCTCAAACAAGACCCGTCCCGCCCTGGAGAGCTGAAGTGCCACATTCATTCAATCTTATTTGTGTCTTTCTCTAGGTCGGACTCATCTCGGGCACAGTCTTCGTGATTCTTGGATTGACTGTCCTGGCAGTGGGCTTTCTTGTGCCCCCCAAAATCGAAGCCTTTGGCGAGGCCAATTTCGTGGTGGTGGACACGCACGCTGTCCAGTTTAACGGAGCTCTTGACATGTGCAAGCTGGCGGGCGCCGTGCTGTTCTGCATCGGGGGCACGTCCATGGCAGGGTGCCTGCTGATGTCGGTGTTTGCAAAAAGCTACTCCAAAGAAGAGAAATTCCTTCAGCAAAGGTTTAAAGAGCGAATCGCAGACATCAAGGCCCACACTCAGCCCATCACAAGAGCTCCGGGCCCAGGAGAAACAAAGATACCAGTCACTTTGTCCAGGGTTCACAATGTCCAGCCCTTAGCGGCAACCTGAAATCTTTTCCACCCAACCCTCCCCTCTCTAATTT
Proteins encoded:
- the NRSN1 gene encoding neurensin-1, whose amino-acid sequence is MSSCSNVCGSRQAQAATEGGHQRYGVRSYLHQFYEDCTTSIWEYEDDFQIQRSPNRWSSVFWKVGLISGTVFVILGLTVLAVGFLVPPKIEAFGEANFVVVDTHAVQFNGALDMCKLAGAVLFCIGGTSMAGCLLMSVFAKSYSKEEKFLQQRFKERIADIKAHTQPITRAPGPGETKIPVTLSRVHNVQPLAAT